In Zygosaccharomyces rouxii strain CBS732 chromosome D complete sequence, one DNA window encodes the following:
- the MET30 gene encoding ubiquitin-binding SDF ubiquitin ligase complex subunit MET30 (similar to uniprot|P39014 Saccharomyces cerevisiae YIL046W MET30 F-box protein containing five copies of the WD40 motif controls cell cycle function sulfur metabolism and methionine biosynthesis as part of the ubiquitin ligase complex interacts with and regulates Met4p localizes within the nucleus), which produces MTLQADSIDSSASNSSRNENNNLRMSISEDESAMSDLHESKRSHKDSNKGGGGDDGEPTRKKSKSNGSLNVRMVKLPQFNLQKFCYRHNPDVQSSPTHTDCYKQDLQRFKQVNDEISKLSSAQQSEVHHVVSTYTKSNDKMRKLILDGILTGSCFPQLSYVASEVQRMIKIDFISTLPIELSLKILCYLDCQSLCNAARVCRGWQVLANDDKVWYRMCEQHIDRKCPNCGWGLPLLHMKRARAPQQSDCGGKVTTPWKVIYRDRFKVESNWRKGTCLIKEFKGHMDGVLALQFNTRYLFTGSYDSTIAIWDLCTGRLVRRLSSHTDGVKALYFDDQKLITGSLDKTIRVWNYLTGECISTYRGHTDSVLSVDSYKKIIVSGSADKTVKVWHVESRTCYSLRGHTEWVNCVKLHPKSFLCFSCSDDTTIRMWDIRTNVCLKVFRGHLGQVQKVVPLTIIDSENLVVDDKAEDDGEEQGDDENAQDVLTENLPYPTHLLSCSLDNTIKLWDIKKGRCIRTQFGHVEGVWDLAADNFRIVSGSHDGKVKVWDLQSGKCIHTFQGKSLEQRSDGTEPAVHKVAPIACVGIGDSEFFSGDELGYVKMYKFDED; this is translated from the coding sequence ATGACTCTACAAGCTGATTCCATTGATTCAAGTGCTTCTAATAGTAGTAGAAACGAGAACAATAATTTGAGGATGAGTATTAGTGAGGATGAGAGTGCTATGTCGGATCTACATGAATCAAAGAGATCACATAAGGATAGCAATAAAggcggtggtggtgatgatggtgaacCCACTAGAAAGAAATCTAAAAGTAATGGCAGTTTAAATGTTAGGATGGTTAAACTGCCGCAGTTTAATctacaaaaattttgttaTAGACATAATCCCGACGTTCAGTCATCTCCAACACATACTGATTGCTATAAGCAGGACCTGCAACGATTTAAACAAgttaatgatgaaatttccaaaCTGTCGTCTGCACAACAGAGTGAAGTTCACCATGTTGTTTCTACATATACCAAATCCAATGATAAAATGAGAAAGTTGATTTTAGATGGAATACTTACAGGCAGTTGCTTCCCGCAACTGTCGTACGTGGCGTCAGAAGTACAGAGAATGATCAAGATTGATTTTATTAGCACGTTACCGATCGAGTTGTCGTTAAAGATCCTCTGTTACCTGGATTGTCAGTCGCTTTGCAATGCCGCAAGAGTTTGTAGAGGATGGCAAGTTCTGGCAAACGATGACAAAGTTTGGTATCGAATGTGTGAACAACACATTGATCGTAAGTGTCCAAATTGTGGTTGGGGGCTGCCGCTTTTGCATATGAAGCGAGCAAGAGCACCACAGCAGAGTGATTGCGGAGGGAAAGTTACAACGCCATGGAAAGTTATCTATAGAGATAGATTCAAAGTGGAATCGAATTGGAGAAAAGGAACATGTTTGATAAAGGAGTTCAAGGGCCATATGGATGGTGTATTAGCATTGCAATTTAATACGAGGTATCTTTTCACCGGCTCTTACGACTCGACAATTGCCATATGGGATCTTTGCACCGGCAGATTGGTCAGAAGGCTCTCAAGTCATACCGACGGTGTCAAGGCCCTTTATTTTGATGATCAAAAGTTAATAACGGGATCCCTGGATAAAACCATTAGAGTTTGGAATTATCTGACGGGTGAATGCATTTCCACTTATAGAGGTCATACGGACAGTGTACTAAGTGTGGATTCCTACAAAAAGATAATTGTATCAGGTAGTGCCGACAAGACAGTTAAAGTTTGGCACGTAGAATCAAGAACGTGTTATTCATTGAGAGGTCATACAGAATGGGTTAACTGCGTGAAGCTTCACCCAAAGAGTTTCCTTTGTTTTAGTTGTTCTGACGACACCACAATCCGTATGTGGGATATCAGGACTAATGTTTGCCTGAAGGTCTTTAGAGGGCATCTGGGGCAAGTGCAGAAAGTAGTTCCGCTAACCATTATTGATTCGGAGAATTTGGTCGTAGACGACAAGGCAGAAGACGACGGAGAGGAACAAGGAGACGACGAAAATGCACAGGATGTACTTACCGAGAATTTACCATATCCAACACATCTGCTATCGTGCTCCTTGGATAATACCATTAAGTTATGGGATATAAAGAAGGGCCGTTGTATAAGGACTCAGTTCGGTCACGTGGAGGGTGTATGGGACCTCGCTGCAGACAATTTCCGTATTGTAAGTGGGTCCCATGACGGTAAAGTTAAGGTTTGGGACTTACAGAGTGGGAAATGCATTCATACTTTCCAAGGTAAATCCCTTGAACAGAGATCAGACGGTACGGAACCTGCTGTCCATAAAGTGGCCCCTATTGCCTGTGTAGGTATCGGAGACTCGGAATTCTTTAGCGGTGATGAGTTGGGTTACGTAAAAATGTACAAATTTGATGAGGATTAA
- the HIS1 gene encoding ATP phosphoribosyltransferase (highly similar to uniprot|P00498 Saccharomyces cerevisiae YER055C HIS1 ATP phosphoribosyltransferase a hexameric enzyme catalyzes the first step in histidine biosynthesis mutations cause histidine auxotrophy and sensitivity to Cu Co and Ni salts transcription is regulated by general amino acid control), whose amino-acid sequence MDLVNHLTDRLLFAVPKKGRLYEKCVTILKESDIKFRRSERLDIALCTNLPIALIFLPAADIPVFVAQGRCDLGITGIDQVHEAGVEVDTPIDLQFGSCRLQIQVPENGPYKKPEQLIGKTIVSSFTKLTSQYFAQLEGTTVDKMTTKVVFVGGSVEASCALGVGDAIVDLVESGETMRAAGLTDISTILNTSAHLIESKNATSNSDLIATIKSRIEGVMTAQKYVYCNYNAPREILDKVLPITPGRRAPTISQIDDAGWVAVSSMIERSKKGLIMDELKRRGAADIMVFEISNCRV is encoded by the coding sequence ATGGATTTAGTTAATCACTTGACCGACAGATTGTTGTTTGCTGTCCCTAAAAAAGGTAGACTGTACGAAAAATGTGTTACCATTTTGAAGGAATCCGATATTAAATTCCGTAGATCAGAAAGATTGGACATCGCGCTATGTACCAACTTGCCAATCGCCTTGATCTTTTTACCAGCTGCCGATATTCCAGTCTTTGTCGCTCAAGGTAGATGTGATTTGGGTATTACAGGTATTGATCAAGTCCATGAAGCTGGTGTTGAAGTTGACACACCAATAGATTTACAATTTGGTAGCTGTAGACTACAAATTCAAGTTCCTGAAAATGGACCTTACAAGAAACCTGAACAGCTAATTGGTAAGACAATCGTGTCAagtttcaccaaattgacATCTCAATATTTCGCTCAATTGGAAGGTACTACCGTGGATAAGATGACAACTAAGGTTGTGTTCGTTGGTGGATCTGTGGAAGCCTCATGTGCCCttggtgttggtgatgCAATTGTAGATTTAGTGGAGAGTGGTGAGACTATGCGTGCTGCAGGATTAACTGACATCTCAACTATTTTAAACACAAGTGCGCATTTAATCGAATCGAAAAATGCCACAAGCAACTCTGATTTAATCGCTACAATCAAGTCTCGTATTGAAGGTGTAATGACAGCCCAAAAATATGTTTACTGTAACTACAATGCtccaagagaaattttggataaGGTGTTGCCTATCACCCCAGGTAGAAGAGCTCCAACCATTTCCCAAATTGATGATGCAGGTTGGGTTGCAGTATCTTCAATGATTGAGCGTTCCAAGAAAGGTCTAATCATGGATGAACTTAAGAGGAGAGGTGCAGCTGATATCATGGTTTTCGAAATCTCTAATTGCCGTGTATAA
- the SYG1 gene encoding Syg1p (similar to uniprot|P40528 Saccharomyces cerevisiae YIL047C SYG1 Protein for which truncation and overexpression can suppress lethality of G-alpha protein deficiency plasma membrane protein) gives MKFGDHLNESAVPEWRDKYIDYKAGKKRLKECKKILSLEIDQLNSEGSSSNVSRYSQRSARSRSSQMVKSYTFLQRQCTKDFLENWLIEEELNKANEFYLWLLEQSKKTFVVLQHQILFYRRQRDNELELRNLSQMDGITKQYGSIGAVDENAKRIWRHYLRRLKELLVKNDLWPSWPKGLTGVWKEKSSHRGRETFNRASLPVTSDQAKKLLSDALIDFYNYLQLVKTFRDLNVTGFRKMVKKFDKTCKTEELVNMMDYAKNNYPLFKHVHASVTLMTQRMQQTTSAQATGKVRVSDETEDPIIFWENKTTEWYTKDLASSDSAQKRHNKRLKKLSVQYTLNEQMIHRNNRAIVQMFFSGIGIGVSTALITYTLYLAFFYRQGNFMIHKILFPLWGGWYMILLLATLFQLDCFIWHRIGINYRFIMLGEFHSKNGTQLFNNDFATSAISLQLYFLTFLVVPCAICAIISFHWQHITPCGFIYLGVILFLFICPNGIIPYWDKVIGMRKWIFVTLFRLIFSGLYPVEFGDFFIGDIVCSLTYSMSDIAMFFCVYSSTPNNQCGSSHSKAVNIMSCIPNYWRFMQCLRRFGDSGDWFPHLLNAFKYALGVAYYGSLCAYRLSGHSPSVRAPFILFAALYAVVAAGWDLIMDWSLFQTAHQNWFLRNDLYLAGKKNWKTGKYSLKGKFVYYMAMILDVAIRFQWIVYAVAPKTIQQSAKTSFILALTEAVRRFIWIIFRVENEHVANVHLFKVNGESPLPYPVYDSSEDSELLGRDSTAIDSISLSNLASTLEEPIAAYHSMLRRKTGVFDSLSKSIPWAHAGDFQRPPTFSSDNNWRGQDSDSESETESFT, from the coding sequence ATGAAGTTTGGCGACCATTTAAATGAATCAGCTGTCCCGGAATGGAGGGATAAGTACATTGACTACAAGGCAGGTAAGAAAAGACTCAAGGAATgcaagaagattttgagTTTGGAGATTGATCAGTTAAACAGTGAAGGCTCGTCATCTAATGTAAGTCGTTATTCACAGCGATCGGCCAGATCCAGATCTAGTCAAATGGTTAAAAGTTACACTTTCTTACAACGACAATGTaccaaagatttcttggagaattggttaattgaagaagagttaAACAAAGctaatgaattttaccTTTGGTTGCTGGAACAGTCAAAGAAAACCTTTGTGGTATTACAACATCAAATATTATTTTATCGAAGACAACGGGATaatgaattagaattaaGGAATCTTTCTCAAATGGACGGTATAACCAAGCAGTACGGTAGTATTGGGGCAGTAGATGAAAATgccaaaagaatttggcGACATTATTTGCGTCGTCTCAAGGAACTGCTAGTTAAAAACGATTTATGGCCTAGTTGGCCCAAAGGATTAACGGGCGTCTGGAAGGAGAAAAGCAGTCACAGAGGTAGAGAAACATTTAATAGGGCTTCCCTACCAGTAACTTCAGATCAGGCCAAGAAGTTACTTAGCGATGCACTAATCGATTTTTACAACTACTTGcaattggtgaaaacttTCAGAGATTTAAACGTTACAGGTTTTCGTAAGATGGTAAAGAAATTCGATAAAACTTGTAAAACAGAGGAGTTGGTGAATATGATGGACTATGCCAAAAATAACTATCCCCTCTTTAAGCACGTTCATGCAAGCGTAACGCTCATGACCCAACGCATGCAACAGACTACTTCAGCACAGGCAACGGGTAAAGTTAGAGTTTCTGATGAGACTGAAGATCCAATAATATTTTGGGAAAATAAAACGACTGAATGGTATACCAAGGACTTAGCGTCCTCAGATTCTGCTCAAAAAAGACATAACAAGAGGCTGAAGAAACTGAGTGTGCAATATACTTTAAATGAACAGATGATCCACCGGAATAATAGAGCGATTGTACAGATGTTCTTTTCCGGTATAGGTATTGGAGTATCAACAGCCTTAATAACCTATACTTTGTATCTGGCATTTTTCTACAGACAGGGCAATTTTATGATCCATAAGATTTTATTCCCACTTTGGGGCGGTTGGTACATGATTTTATTGTTGGCAACACTTTTCCAATTAGATTGTTTTATTTGGCATAGAATAGGTATTAACTACAGGTTCATCATGCTGGGAGAGTTCCATTCTAAAAATGGGACTCAGCTCTTCAATAACGACTTCGCAACAAGTGCCATTTCATTACAGTTATATTTCTTAACTTTCCTGGTGGTACCGTGTGCTATATGTGCAATCATCAGTTTCCATTGGCAACACATCACACCGTGCGGATTCATCTACTTAGGTGTGATCCTATTCTTATTCATCTGCCCGAATGGTATTATTCCATACTGGGATAAAGTTATTGGTATGAGGAAATGGATTTTCGTTACACTTTTCCGACTCATATTTTCTGGATTGTACCCTGTGGAATTTGGTGATTTCTTCATTGGTGATATCGTCTGTTCTTTAACATATTCTATGTCAGATATTGCCATGTTTTTTTGCGTCTATTCTTCCACTCCAAATAATCAATGTGGCTCTTCACATTCTAAGGCTGTGAACATCATGTCATGTATCCCGAATTACTGGAGATTTATGCAATGTTTGAGAAGATTTGGTGATTCTGGTGATTGGTTTCCTCATCTTTTGAATGCATTTAAATATGCTCTCGGTGTCGCCTATTATGGATCCTTATGTGCTTATAGGCTTTCTGGTCACTCTCCGAGTGTCAGAGCGCCTTTCATACTGTTTGCTGCACTCTATGCTGTTGTGGCTGCAGGTTGGGATTTAATCATGGATTGGTCCTTGTTCCAGACTGCCCATCAAAATTGGTTCTTAAGGAATGACCTATATTTGGCAggtaaaaagaattggaagacTGGTAAATATTCTCTCAAAGGCAAGTTCGTCTATTATATGGCTATGATTTTGGATGTGGCAATTAGATTCCAATGGATCGTTTATGCAGTGGCCCCCAAAACTATTCAACAGAGTGCCAAGACCTCTTTTATCCTTGCACTGACTGAAGCGGTTAGAAGATTTATATGGATTATTTTCCGTGTGGAGAACGAACACGTTGCAAATGttcatcttttcaaagtcAATGGAGAATCGCCATTGCCTTACCCAGTATACGACTCTTCTGAAGATTCAGAGTTATTGGGTAGAGATTCTACAGCCATCGATTCCATATCTTTGTCCAATTTAGCATCCACATTGGAAGAACCAATTGCCGCTTACCATTCGATGTTGAGAAGGAAGACCGGTGTATTTGACAGTCTTTCTAAGTCTATTCCTTGGGCCCATGCTGGTGATTTTCAAAGACCACCAACGTTTTCCTCTGATAATAATTGGAGGGGACAAGACTCTGACAGCGAATCTGAAACTGAAAGCTTTACATAA
- the NEO1 gene encoding aminophospholipid-translocating P4-type ATPase NEO1 (highly similar to uniprot|P40527 Saccharomyces cerevisiae YIL048W NEO1 Protein involved in the retrograde transport from the Golgi complex to the ER and the endosomal membrane traffic putative aminophospholipid translocase member of the highly conserved Drs2 family of P-type ATPases), giving the protein MPLSSPHRLAADLHSPNLGLSHNKSTDSFDLQFDDNLDRALEDLQVRTSTHLERTDRELEEGESAESFELRTINENDRDPMTRSSGTGGSGTLVNDPWLSDSAEANEAPAMAGSNISRNGVMSRILSLFHVSPRYRSLPAIELNDNHTEREIHPDTTPVYDRNKYPSNEISNAKYNAFTFLPTLLYEQFRFFFNLYFLIVALSQAVPALRIGYLSSYVVPLAFVLTVTMSKEAMDDIQRRRRDNEMNSEPYHVINKQKLVKSKDLKVGDLIRISKGNKLPADVVLLQSSEPSGEAFIKTDQLDGETDWKLRIACPLTQNLSPEDLLNKINITASAPEKSIHKFTGKVSYKDSTSHPLTVDNTLWANTVLASSGSCIACVVYTGTDTRQAMNTTTPTVKTGLLELEINSISKILCICVFVLSFGLVVFKGFHNHLWYVDIMRYLILFSSIIPVSLRVNLDLAKSVYAYQIQHDSTIPETVVRTSTIPEDLGRIEYLLSDKTGTLTQNDMQLKKIHLGTVSYTPDTLDIVSDYVQSLISSKSGSGPTTARRDRSTRVRDMVVTLALCHNVTPTFEDDELTYQAASPDEIAIVKFTESVGLSLFKRDRHSITLLHEHTGKTLEYKILQIFPFNSDRKRMGIILHDEQKDEYWFYEKGADTVMTKIVEKNDWLDEETGNMAREGLRTLVIGRKKLTEESYEEFQKKYESASLSMLNRDEQMSNVVGEYLEEDLELLGLTGVEDKLQKDVKASIELLRNAGIKIWMLTGDKVETARCVSISAKLISRGQYVHTITKLDKPEGALGQLEYLRLNTNSCLIIDGESLSVFLSYYREEFFEVVSRLPTTIACRCTPQQKADVALVIRELTGKRVCCIGDGGNDVSMIQCADVGVGLVGKEGKQASLAADFSTTQFCHLTELLLWHGRNSYKRSAKLAQFIMHRGLLISVCQAVYSVSSGFEPIALFTGWLMVGYATCYTMAPVFSLTLDHDIDESLTKTYPELYKDLTEGKSLSYKTFFVWVALSVYQGCIIQGSSQGFTSLNEIDFLKMVAIGFTALIINELIMVALEIYTWNKTMLLSEILTLILFVVSVPFLGEYFDMNYMTNPIYFGQVVFILAMSIFPVWAAKAIHRRLNPPSYAKVQEFSIV; this is encoded by the coding sequence ATGCCGTTGAGTTCACCTCACCGGCTTGCTGCTGATCTTCATTCTCCGAATTTGGGTCTATCGCATAATAAAAGTACGGATTCTTTTGATCTACAGTTTGACGATAATTTAGACAGGGCattagaagatttacaagTACGTACAAGTACCCATTTGGAACGTACCGATCGcgaattggaagaaggtgaatCTGCGGAAAGTTTTGAATTGAGAACGATTAACGAAAACGATAGGGATCCCATGACCAGATCATCGGGAACCGGTGGTTCAGGAACTTTAGTTAATGATCCTTGGTTGTCAGATTCTGCCGAAGCAAACGAAGCACCTGCGATGGCAGGCTCTAACATATCGAGGAATGGGGTTATGTCAAGGATTTTATCACTTTTTCACGTTTCCCCCAGATATCGTTCATTGCCGGCCATTGAATTAAATGATAATCATACTGAAAGAGAAATTCATCCTGATACCACACCAGTTTACGACAGAAACAAATATCCAAGTAATGAAATTTCGAATGCAAAATATAATGCCTTTACTTTCCTACCCACATTACTTTATGAACAattcagatttttcttcaatttgtaCTTCCTAATAGTGGCCCTTTCGCAAGCGGTTCCGGCTCTAAGGATTGGATATTTATCATCATATGTGGTTCCCTTAGCATTTGTGTTGACAGTTACAATGTCTAAAGAAGCCATGGACGACATTCAAAGGAGGAGACGTGATAATGAGATGAATAGTGAACCATACCATGTAATCAATAaacaaaaattggttaagagtaaagatttgaaagtaGGTGATTTGATTAGAATTTCAAAGGGTAACAAGTTACCAGCTGATGTGGTTTTATTACAGTCGAGTGAACCTTCAGGTGAAGCATTCATCAAGACTGATCAACTAGATGGTGAAACTGATTGGAAATTAAGAATAGCATGTCCCTTGACTCAGAATTTGTCTCCAGAGgatcttttgaataaaattaatATCACAGCCTCTGCACCTGAAAAATCTATTCATAAGTTTACAGGTAAAGTAAGTTACAAAGATTCCACTTCTCATCCATTGACAGTCGATAATACCCTTTGGGCAAATACTGTTTTAGCATCTAGTGGTAGTTGTATTGCTTGTGTGGTTTATACAGGTACTGACACAAGACAAGCAATGAATACGACTACACCAACAGTAAAGACAGGTCTACTAGAACTGGAAATCAACAGTATATCCAAGATACTGTGTATCTGTGTTTTTGTGTTATCATTTGGGTTAGTGGTGTTCAAGGGTTTCCATAATCATCTGTGGTACGTGGATATTATGAGATatttaattcttttctcGAGTATCATTCCGGTTTCCTTAAGAGTTAATTTAGATTTGGCCAAATCTGTTTATGCTTATCAAATCCAACATGATAGCACTATCCCAGAAACAGTGGTGAGAACGAGTACCATTCCTGAAGATTTGGGTCGTATCGAATACCTTTTAAGTGATAAGACAGGTACTCTAACCCAAAATGACATGCaactgaagaaaattcatttAGGCACTGTTTCCTATACTCCGGATACTTTGGACATTGTATCTGATTATGTGCAATCCCTGATTTCTTCTAAAAGTGGTTCAGGGCCAACGACTGCAAGACGTGATAGAAGTACCCGCGTTCGTGATATGGTGGTCACTTTGGCTTTATGTCATAATGTTACACCgacttttgaagatgatgaattaacATATCAGGCAGCCTCCCCCGATGAGATTGCCATTGTGAAATTCACAGAATCTGTTGGTTTATCgcttttcaaaagagatCGCCATTCTATTACGCTGTTGCATGAGCATACTGGAAAGACTCTTGAATACAAAATATTACAAATTTTCCCTTTCAATTCTGATAGGAAACGTATGGGTATTATTTTACATGACGAGCAAAAGGATGAATATTGGTTCTATGAGAAGGGTGCCGATACTGTAATGACCAAGATTGTGGAAAAGAACGATTGGTTAGATGAAGAGACAGGGAACATGGCCCGTGAAGGTTTGCGTACTTTGGTCATTGGTCGTAAAAAGCTTACAGAGGAAAGCtatgaagaatttcaaaagaagtATGAAAGTGCTTCATTGTCAATGTTGAACCGTGATGAACAAATGTCTAACGTCGTTGGAGAATatttagaagaagatctGGAACTTTTAGGTTTGACTGGTGTTGAGGATAAATTGCAAAAAGATGTGAAGGCCTCCATAGAGTTACTCAGAAACGCAGGTATAAAGATTTGGATGCTGACAGGTGATAAAGTGGAAACCGCACGTTGTGTTTCTATCAGTGCCAAATTGATCTCTAGGGGTCAATATGTCCATACTATTACCAAACTGGATAAACCGGAGGGTGCTCTTGGTCAACTGGAATATCTCAGATTAAACACTAATTCATGTTTAATCATTGATGGTGAATCGCTCTCTGTTTTCTTGTCTTACTACAGGGAAGAGTTCTTCGAAGTCGTATCCCGTTTACCTACCACGATTGCCTGTAGATGTACTCCACAGCAGAAGGCAGACGTCGCTCTAGTCATTCGTGAACTAACTGGAAAGCGTGTTTGTTGCattggtgatggtggtaatgatgTTAGTATGATTCAATGTGCAGATGTCGGTGTTGGTCTGGTTGGTAAAGAAGGTAAACAGGCATCACTTGCTGCTGACTTTTCTACCACTCAATTCTGTCACTTGACTGAACTGCTTCTATGGCACGGTAGGAATTCCTACAAGAGATCTGCCAAATTGGCGCAGTTTATCATGCACAGAGGCTTATTGATTTCAGTCTGTCAAGCAGTATATTCAGTCAGTTCTGGTTTTGAACCGATTGCTCTTTTCACTGGTTGGTTAATGGTTGGTTATGCTACCTGTTACACAATGGCCCCTGTCTTCTCTTTGACCTTGGATCATGACATAGATGAATCTTTGACCAAGACTTATCCAGaactttacaaagattTAACGGAGGGCAAGAGTCTCTCATATAAGACATTTTTCGTATGGGTTGCACTATCAGTTTATCAAGGGTGCATTATACAGGGTTCCTCTCAAGGTTTTACAAgtttgaatgaaattgactttttgaagatggtaGCCATTGGATTCACGGCTTTAATTATAAATGAATTGATCATGGTTGCCCTCGAAATTTACACGTGGAATAAGACCATGCTGTTGTCAGAAATCTTAACACTAATACTATTCGTGGTTTCCGTTCCTTTCTTGGGAGAATACTTCGACATGAATTACATGACAAATCCAATTTATTTTGGACAGGTGGTATTCATTCTAGCCATGTCAATTTTCCCAGTATGGGCTGCTAAGGCTATTCATAGGAGGCTGAATCCACCAAGTTATGCAAAAGTTCAAGAGTTCTCGATTGTCTAG
- the DFG10 gene encoding putative polyprenol reductase (similar to uniprot|P40526 Saccharomyces cerevisiae YIL049W DFG10 Protein of unknown function involved in filamentous growth): MIVWLLRSTYIVGLISLMVAKFLLPDFLQYGKTLKQTKVPKGINRWIHYTVPKYYFYHFYVISSCLSALTLCAYPQYVVVWLLLCHSLRRLYETLFVSVHNERSRMNWSHYVVGLWFYTTLHIILNVELYRGNIEVRFPTMALMIFCIAGWDQHENHKVLARLIKYSLPQERCFRWVCCPHYTDEILIYTSLLAASKEFMWPLIWVVASLSLSAAECQNYYGRNFGPRVPKWALLPYVL, translated from the coding sequence ATGATCGTTTGGTTACTCAGATCCACCTATATTGTTGGATTAATTTCCTTAATGGTGGCTAAATTTTTACTACCTGATTTTTTGCAATATGGCAAGACTTTAAAGCAGACCAAAGTTCCTAAGGGTATAAACCGTTGGATTCACTATACAGTACCCAAATACTACTTTTATCACTTTTATGTGATTTCAAGTTGCCTTTCAGCATTAACTTTGTGTGCATATCCACAATACGTGGTCGTCTGGTTGCTTCTATGCCATTCCTTAAGAAGACTCTACGAAACTCTATTCGTATCAGTACATAATGAACGCTCAAGAATGAATTGGTCTCATTATGTAGTAGGGTTGTGGTTCTATACTACATTACACATTATCCTCAACGTCGAGTTGTACAGAGGTAACATTGAGGTTCGCTTTCCAACAATGGCTCTAATGATATTTTGCATCGCTGGTTGGGATCAACATGAAAACCACAAAGTACTAGCAAGATTAATCAAATATTCTCTACCTCAGGAAAGATGCTTCCGTTGGGTATGCTGTCCGCATTACACTGATGAGATTTTAATCTACACAAGCCTTTTAGCGGCAAGTAAAGAGTTCATGTGGCCACTGATTTGGGTAGTGGCCAGTCTCAGTCTATCAGCTGCTGAATGTCAAAACTACTACGGAAGGAATTTTGGACCTCGTGTACCCAAATGGGCACTATTACCTTATGTTCTTTAA